In Salinigranum marinum, one DNA window encodes the following:
- a CDS encoding transposase, translated as MDANGFRAKQEAVRSLIIEARRYVSIRHVYLDRGFYQVHVVAELDRLNVGFIVRARPSKRMEDRLSAGAETVVDAYQMQRKRPPTASVDVTVFAVPHRTREDEHVWFVTNLDVEPETAKAYAAAFRRRWGIETSYRQIGDFLPRTSSPTFSVRLFYFLFAVSLYNLWVLANVLLSGGTIPKKPPLSTRIFRTFVLSTDYG; from the coding sequence ATGGACGCGAACGGCTTCCGTGCGAAGCAGGAAGCCGTTCGCTCACTTATCATCGAAGCGCGGCGGTACGTGTCGATTAGACACGTCTATCTTGACCGAGGCTTCTACCAGGTTCACGTCGTCGCAGAATTAGACCGATTGAATGTCGGATTCATCGTGCGTGCGCGGCCGAGTAAGAGGATGGAAGACCGTCTCAGCGCCGGCGCTGAGACGGTCGTCGATGCCTACCAGATGCAGCGAAAGCGGCCACCGACAGCGTCGGTTGATGTCACCGTCTTCGCCGTGCCACATCGAACGAGAGAGGATGAACACGTTTGGTTCGTCACGAACCTTGACGTAGAGCCTGAGACGGCCAAAGCGTACGCGGCGGCGTTCCGCCGCCGCTGGGGAATCGAGACATCGTATCGGCAGATCGGCGACTTCCTGCCGAGAACGTCGTCGCCGACGTTCTCGGTGCGGTTGTTCTACTTCCTGTTCGCGGTCTCGCTGTACAATCTGTGGGTGTTAGCGAACGTCCTCCTCTCGGGTGGAACGATTCCGAAGAAACCGCCACTCTCGACACGAATCTTCCGAACGTTCGTCCTCTCGACAGACTACGGCTAG